A region from the Andrena cerasifolii isolate SP2316 chromosome 9, iyAndCera1_principal, whole genome shotgun sequence genome encodes:
- the Woc gene encoding zinc finger protein without children isoform X2, whose product MDPKTDMESVIDKAEKEACIANEEETESSTDQNKEVDSSMAEAQESSILETGRELVDTCQTSKIVVCTNNETQQSLSDQKSETIEVTNPESSEESVSGEGNSQVNKLTLQESNANVTVVDCNEVQSESLHENTTKTVSQEESSGMTLISDVVEKDDTDNVSSNTSNTITVESTESQKTLQDVAQEAETQVSKSINVDDACNSNLTEKEIDGNALGDSQTDKTQTSVNEKDNSSNKETDSEAILEDSDKNVLEKSIVEPENTEFVQFSQEKHGDAQIENQSIDAEDPFGGDNLNTENVESMDTDDLNETDVSFPKLCSQTDNLQDVVNARESSFSSSSSSKSNEKSKDVSIPVLQPANAIQEVEKNSSETPVEVEGSENLDKEVAGSPKKCNDVTKKALNEITPMSTEEEQSNVLPGQDDELCIIPDSMKVIIPGQTEKSSSNTDKSVHEVNHEHNKVTESCKDNESNTDANKSTQQSPSEIKITDGSNTESIENVQKEKEVSVNNVRATTEDVINIDDESKNSEIEEIATKEICKQCNEERSCKIKVKIGFDTYHVCSKSCKALFKAANNRAVDIPSDGVNSKREKRCANCLLIVEPNDERNLSWETMEFCNEECLGKFQTKYGSYCRNCNGSVQAVSLGKYCVRFGYDVRQFCCSTCLEEFKKGLKVCTYCQKDISSSTEGFLAPVGDKGQFKDFCTQDCMEKYSKMSSVEPLSMERKCCSVCQEEKLVHCVVQIDRSDPVSICSDPCFAAFKFVKKVDPDQCSTCKKFFETPNKKCSVVFYENEAHTFCSKTCLNIFIITNRKIIPCNWCKVKKYNFDMIKKELKTGQVMMMCSLNCLTLYQVSINAVSAKRINCDFCREFSQAQYHLTMSDATIRNFCSYSCVMNFQAQYTKSPITIPTSDDPVPTGMPKRTIPQRTTILNNPKASDIQNKKNMPVISSVTSLAAIGNGQSSPTTQQNNVNNMVIPTVAISQNQAPQVIYKQHIITRPPSPIKIHNKTTQCKPVMHTKGVSVRPHPCTKATQTDGIQQAVVPIPVPIYVPYPMHMYSMPFPVPLPFPLPIPVPIFIPTTRNSTKGIFKDIKRIQEKIPADPFEAELLMMAEMVATEKKANESDSDSADDRDEDNADRDHSHTGGFSPEGVDSSNTFGDDMLQMALKMATGELDEPAVDLEAALTPNTITATQASTQSEAAMENDVQSERLIPAPRGRKRMVPYKPRSTPNKRGRRVSGTNDMPLMPPPEPQNPPQPRIIEPIEKPDANMALKYTFGVNAWRQWVVAKNAELEKQNTPMRKIKLFKTDLLQLTADELNYSLCLFVKEVRKPNGTEYAPDTIYYLCLGIQQYLFENNRIDNIFTDSYYEKFTDCLNEVAKKFSVLYNDAQYIVTRVEEEHLWECKQLGAHSPHVLLSTLMFFNTKHFNLVTVEEHMQLSFSHIMKHWKRNPAAQPTATTGKVPGSRNVLLRFYPPQSALGNSRKKKVYEQQENEENPLRCPVKLYEFYLSKCPESVKTRNDVFYLLPERSCVPDSPVWYSTSPLAKEHLIKMLYRIKMVKEINVALLTS is encoded by the exons ATGGATCCCAAAACGGATATGGAATCAGTAATTGATAAAGCTGAAAAGGAAGCATGTATAGCGAATGAAGAAGAAACTGAAAGTTCCACCGATCAAAATAAAGAGGTGGACAGTAGTATGGCTGAAGCGCAAGAATCATCGATTCTCGAAACAGGCAGAGAACTTGTTGATACATGCCAAACGAGCAAGATAGTAGTCTGTACAAACAATGAAACGCAACAAAGTTTATCTGATCAGAAGTCAGAGACTATAGAAGTAACTAATCCAGAATCGAGCGAAGAAAGTGTTTCAGGAGAAGGTAATTCACAAGTGAACAAGTTAACTTTACAAGAAAGTAATGCAAACGTAACAGTTGTAGACTGTAACGAGGTACAGTCAGAAAGTTTACATGAAAATACTACAAAAACTGTTTCGCAGGAAGAAAGTTCAGGAATGACATTAATATCCGACGTCGTGGAAAAAGATGACACGGACAATGTGTCTAGTAATACAAGTAATACAATTACAGTTGAGTCTACAGAATCTCAGAAAACTTTGCAAGATGTTGCGCAGGAAGCGGAGACACAAGTTTCGAAAAGTATTAACGTAGATGATGCGTGCAATTCAAATTTAACAGAAAAAGAGATCGATGGTAATGCTCTAGGTGATTCTCAGACAGATAAAACACAAACATCCGTTAATGAAAAAGATAATTCGAGTAACAAGGAAACTGATTCAGAAGCGATATTAGAAGATAGTGATAAGAATGTATTAGAAAAAAGTATCGTGGAACCAGAGAATACAGAATTTGTGCAATTCTCTCAAGAGAAACACGGAGATGCACAAATCGAAAATCAATCCATTGATGCGGAAGATCCTTTTGGCGGAGATAATCTTAATACTGAAAATGTTGAATCAATGGATACCGATGATCTCAATGAAACTGATGTGAGTTTTCCAAAATTATGTAGTCAAACTGATAATTTACAAGATGTTGTAAATGCTAGAGAAAGCAGttttagtagtagtagtagtagcaaaAGCAATGAAAAGAGCAAAGATGTTTCTATTCCTGTGTTGCAGCCAGCAAATGCAATACAAGAAGTTGAAAAGAATAGTAGCGAAACTCCAGTTGAAGTAGAAGGAAGTGAAAATTTAGATAAAGAAGTGGCAGGATCACCAAAAAAGTGTAACGATGTAACAAAAAAAGCTCTCAATGAAATAACACCAATGAGTACCGAAGAAGAACAGTCTAATGTTTTGCCAGGGCAGGATGATGAGCTATGTATTATTCCAGATAGTATGAAAGTGATAATTCCTGGGCAAACAGAAAAGTCCAGCTCTAATACCGATAAATCTGTACACGAAGTTAATCACGAACATAATAAAGTTACTGAAAGTTGTAAAGATAATGAATCAAATACCGATGCTAATAAAAGCACGCAACAAAGTCCGagcgaaataaaaattacagatGGAAGTAACACAGAAAGTATAGAGAATGTCCAAAAAGAAAAGGAGGTATCAGTGAACAATGTTAGAGCTACCACTGAGGATGTTATTAACATCGACGATGAgtcgaaaaattctgagatcGAAGAAATCGCAACTAAGGAGATTTGCAAACAATGTAACGAAGAAAGATCgtgtaaaattaaagtaaaaattggTTTTGATACCTATCACGTCTGTTCCAAAAGCTGCAAGGCATTATTCAAAGCCGCCAATAACAGGGCTGTGGATATACCCAGCGATGGAGTGAATTCTAAGAGGGAAAAACGCTGCGCAAATTGCTTGCTAATTGTCGAACCTAACGACGAACGTAATCTTTCTTGGGAAACAATGGAATTTTGTAACGAAGAATGTCTGGGTAAATTTCAAACGAAATATGGGAGCTACTGCAGGAACTGCAATGGTTCGGTACAGGCCGTGAGTTTGGGCAAGTACTGTGTAAGATTCGGCTACGATGTTAGACAATTTTGTTGTTCTACGTGCTTAGAAGAATTCAAAAAAGGGCtaaaagtatgtacatattGTCAGAAGGATATAAGTTCTAGCACAGAAGGTTTCCTTGCGCCAGTTGGCGATAAAGGGCAGTTCAAAGATTTTTGTACTCAAGATTGTATGGAGAAGTACTCAAAAATGAGTTCCGTTGAGCCTTTAAGCATGGAAAGAAAGTGTTGCAGTGTTTGCCAAGAG GAAAAACTCGTTCATTGCGTGGTTCAGATAGACAGATCTGATCCAGTATCTATTTGCAGTGACCCGTGTTTCGCAGCCttcaaatttgtaaaaaaagttgACCCCGACCAATGTTCCACTTgcaagaaattttttgaaactcCCAATAAGAAATGCTCTGTCGTGTTTTATGAAAACGAGGCTCATACGTTCTGTTCTAaaacttgtttaaatatatttataattacaaatagaaaaattattccttgTAACTGGTGCAAGgtaaagaaatataattttgatATGATCAAAAAGGAGTTGAAGACGGGTCAAGTGATGATGATGTGTAGCTTAAATTGTTTAACGCTGTACCAG GTTTCGATCAATGCAGTTTCGGCGAAGCGAATAAATTGTGATttctgtagagaattttctcaaGCACAATATCACTTAACAATGTCAGATGCAACgatacgcaatttttgttcgtacAGTTGTGTAATGAATTTCCAAGCTCAGTATACTAAATCCCCGATTACTATTCCAACGAGCGATGATCCCGTGCCTACTGGTATGCCCAAAAGGACCATACCACAGAGAACCACGATTTTAAACAATCCGAAAGCCAGCGATATACAAAATAAGAAGAATATGCCAGTGATTTCATCCGTAACAAGTTTAGCCGCGATAGGAAACGGACAATCCAGTCCAACGACGCAACAAAACAATGTAAATAACATGGTAATACCTACGGTTGCCATCAGCCAAAATCAAGCACCTCAAGTAATTTATAAGCAACACATTATAACGAGGCCACCAAGTCCGATCAAAATTCACAATAAAACTACTCAGTGCAAGCCTGTGATGCACACGAAAGGAGTCTCGGTACGACCTCATCCTTGTACAAAAGCCACGCAAACGGATGGCATTCAACAGGCAGTTGTACCGATACCAGTTCCAATTTATGTTCCATATCCAATGCACATGTATAGTATGCCTTTCCCAGTCCCATTACCTTTCCCACTACCGATTCCTGTTCCTATTTTTATACCCACAACAAGGAACAGTACTAAAGGAATTTTTAAAGATATCAAAAGAATACAGGAGAAAATACCAGCAGATCCTTTTGAAGCCGAGCTTCTTATGATGGCGGAGATGGTAGCAACGGAGAAAAAGGCCAACGAGAGCGACTCGGATTCTGCGGATGATAG AGATGAAGACAACGCTGATCGTGACCATTCGCATACCGGAGGTTTCAGTCCGGAAGGAGTTGACTCCAGCAACACATTTGGCGACGATATGTTACAAATGGCATTAAAAATGGCAACTGGAGAGTTAGACGAGCCAGCTGTTGATTTAGAAGCTGCTTTAACTCCAAACACGATCACCGCTACGCAAGCATCAACGCAGTCCGAAGCAGCTATGGAAAATGATG TTCAATCAGAACGACTGATACCTGCCCCTCGTGGAAGGAAACGAATGGTTCCGTACAAACCACGGTCTACTCCGAATAAACGAGGAAGGCGTGTATCCGGTACGAACGATATGCCTTTAATGCCACCCCCAGAACCGCAAAACCCACCTCAGCCAAGAATTATAGAACCTATAGAAAAACCAGATGCTAATATGGCACTTAAATATACCTTCGGAGTCAACGCTTGGAGGCAATGG GTAGTCGCGAAGAATGCCGAACTAGAGAAGCAAAATACACCTATGAGGAAAATCAAGTTGTTTAAAACAGATCTTCTGCAGCTCACAGCAGACGAATTAAATTACTCCTTATGTCTTTTCGTAAAAGAAGTTAGGAAACCAAATGGCACAGAATATGCTCCTGACACGATATATTATCTTTGCTTAG GGATACAACAGTATTTATTCGAGAATAATAGAATAGACAACATTTTTACGGATTCATATTACGAAAAATTTACGGACTGTTTGAACGAAGTTGCAAAGAAATTTTCTGTTCTTTATAATGATGCGC AATACATTGTTACGAGGGTGGAGGAAGAACATCTATGGGAGTGTAAACAATTAGGTGCTCATTCCCCTCATGTACTTTTAAGCACTCTCATGTTCTTTAACACCAAGCATTTTAATCTCGTG acGGTAGAAGAGCATATGCAGTTATCATTTTCTCATATTATGAAACATTGGAAACGTAATCCCGCCGCACAACCTACCGCGACGACAGGCAAAGTTCCAGGTTCTAGAAACGttcttcttcgtttctatcCACCACAATCGGCGCTAG GTAATTCACGTAAAAAGAAGGTATATGAGCAAcaagaaaacgaagaaaatccgtTAAGATGTCCAGTGAAATTATACGAATTTTATTTGTCCAAGTG CCCGGAAAGCGTAAAGACTCGTAATGATGTGTTCTATTTATTACCTGAAAGAAGTTGTGTACCAGATAGCCCAGTATGGTATTCAACGTCTCCGCTGGCTAAAGAACACCTCATTAAAATGCTTTATCGTATTAAAATggttaaagaaattaatgtgGCATTATTAACTAGTTAA
- the Mrpl19 gene encoding mitochondrial ribosomal protein L19: MVISSRLLSHKVWRSLYHVKAISKEAKAFSSVVQALESDSKRGDDDSKAQTIPQPSDPSFVNYRFLYPEFLPDPNPLYRNSIREKLERIDMLSRRSVISIPEFYVGSILAVSYSEPHAPEKVNRFVGICIQREGCGLRAAFILRNVVNSEGVEVRYDLYDPAVQKIECLRLEKRLDNELLYLRDAPLEYSTFSFDMETELLPEGATVPLNEIKVTLNPPPWLEKWERKDLKGVKDIVVNERRQRKAEAAAKPWEKYDLMKTYRETIPEEEQNDIFSELHTELCHLEVKRSILKRKRTFTRPKKAV; this comes from the exons ATGGTTATTTCATCGAGATTACTGTCTCATAAAGTATGGCGAAGTCTGTATCATGTAAAAGCGATAA GCAAGGAGGCGAAAGCTTTCTCATCCGTTGTACAAGCATTAGAAAGCGATTCAAAACGTGGTGACGATGATTCTAAAGCCCAAACTATACCGCAGCCATCCGATCCATCTTTTGTAAACTACAGATTTCTTTACCCAGAATTTTTACCAGATCCTAACCCATTATATCGTAACAGTATCAGAGAAAAATTAGAGCGCATCGACATGTTGAGTAGGAGATCGGTCATAAGCATTCCCGAATTCTATGTTGGTTCCATATTAGCGGTATCTTATTCCGAGCCACATGCGCCTGAAAAAGTAAACAGATTCGTTGGCATATGCATACAAAGAGAAGGTTGTGGCTTGAGGGCTGCATTTATTCTAAGGAATGTTGTGAATAGTGAAGGCGTAGAAGTACGTTACGACTTGTATGATCCCGCTGTTCAAAAAATCGAGTGTCTGAG GTTGGAGAAGAGATTAGACAATGAATTACTTTACCTCAGAGACGCACCTCTAGAGTACAGTACATTTTCATTTGATATGGAAACAGAACTTCTACCCGAGGGAGCGACAGTTCCATTGAATGAAATTAAAGTCACCCTTAACCCGCCGCCGTGGCTAGAGAAGTGGGAACGTAAAGATTTGAAAGGAGTGAAAGATATAGTCGTCAATGAGAGACGTCAGAGGAAAGCAGAAGCTGCTGCTAAACCATGGGAGAAGTATGATTTAATGAAAACATACAG GGAGACCATACCAGAGGAAGAACAAAATGATATATTCTCCGAGTTACACACAGAGCTTTGTCACTTAGAAGTAAAGAGAAGCATTTTGAAACGCAAACGTACATTTACGAGGCCCAAGAAAGCTGTGTAA
- the Woc gene encoding zinc finger protein without children isoform X1 — translation MDPKTDMESVIDKAEKEACIANEEETESSTDQNKEVDSSMAEAQESSILETGRELVDTCQTSKIVVCTNNETQQSLSDQKSETIEVTNPESSEESVSGEGNSQVNKLTLQESNANVTVVDCNEVQSESLHENTTKTVSQEESSGMTLISDVVEKDDTDNVSSNTSNTITVESTESQKTLQDVAQEAETQVSKSINVDDACNSNLTEKEIDGNALGDSQTDKTQTSVNEKDNSSNKETDSEAILEDSDKNVLEKSIVEPENTEFVQFSQEKHGDAQIENQSIDAEDPFGGDNLNTENVESMDTDDLNETDVSFPKLCSQTDNLQDVVNARESSFSSSSSSKSNEKSKDVSIPVLQPANAIQEVEKNSSETPVEVEGSENLDKEVAGSPKKCNDVTKKALNEITPMSTEEEQSNVLPGQDDELCIIPDSMKVIIPGQTEKSSSNTDKSVHEVNHEHNKVTESCKDNESNTDANKSTQQSPSEIKITDGSNTESIENVQKEKEVSVNNVRATTEDVINIDDESKNSEIEEIATKEICKQCNEERSCKIKVKIGFDTYHVCSKSCKALFKAANNRAVDIPSDGVNSKREKRCANCLLIVEPNDERNLSWETMEFCNEECLGKFQTKYGSYCRNCNGSVQAVSLGKYCVRFGYDVRQFCCSTCLEEFKKGLKVCTYCQKDISSSTEGFLAPVGDKGQFKDFCTQDCMEKYSKMSSVEPLSMERKCCSVCQEEKLVHCVVQIDRSDPVSICSDPCFAAFKFVKKVDPDQCSTCKKFFETPNKKCSVVFYENEAHTFCSKTCLNIFIITNRKIIPCNWCKVKKYNFDMIKKELKTGQVMMMCSLNCLTLYQVSINAVSAKRINCDFCREFSQAQYHLTMSDATIRNFCSYSCVMNFQAQYTKSPITIPTSDDPVPTGMPKRTIPQRTTILNNPKASDIQNKKNMPVISSVTSLAAIGNGQSSPTTQQNNVNNMVIPTVAISQNQAPQVIYKQHIITRPPSPIKIHNKTTQCKPVMHTKGVSVRPHPCTKATQTDGIQQAVVPIPVPIYVPYPMHMYSMPFPVPLPFPLPIPVPIFIPTTRNSTKGIFKDIKRIQEKIPADPFEAELLMMAEMVATEKKANESDSDSADDRDEDNADRDHSHTGGFSPEGVDSSNTFGDDMLQMALKMATGELDEPAVDLEAALTPNTITATQASTQSEAAMENDVQSERLIPAPRGRKRMVPYKPRSTPNKRGRRVSGTNDMPLMPPPEPQNPPQPRIIEPIEKPDANMALKYTFGVNAWRQWVVAKNAELEKQNTPMRKIKLFKTDLLQLTADELNYSLCLFVKEVRKPNGTEYAPDTIYYLCLGIQQYLFENNRIDNIFTDSYYEKFTDCLNEVAKKFSVLYNDAQYIVTRVEEEHLWECKQLGAHSPHVLLSTLMFFNTKHFNLVTVEEHMQLSFSHIMKHWKRNPAAQPTATTGKVPGSRNVLLRFYPPQSALEGNSRKKKVYEQQENEENPLRCPVKLYEFYLSKCPESVKTRNDVFYLLPERSCVPDSPVWYSTSPLAKEHLIKMLYRIKMVKEINVALLTS, via the exons ATGGATCCCAAAACGGATATGGAATCAGTAATTGATAAAGCTGAAAAGGAAGCATGTATAGCGAATGAAGAAGAAACTGAAAGTTCCACCGATCAAAATAAAGAGGTGGACAGTAGTATGGCTGAAGCGCAAGAATCATCGATTCTCGAAACAGGCAGAGAACTTGTTGATACATGCCAAACGAGCAAGATAGTAGTCTGTACAAACAATGAAACGCAACAAAGTTTATCTGATCAGAAGTCAGAGACTATAGAAGTAACTAATCCAGAATCGAGCGAAGAAAGTGTTTCAGGAGAAGGTAATTCACAAGTGAACAAGTTAACTTTACAAGAAAGTAATGCAAACGTAACAGTTGTAGACTGTAACGAGGTACAGTCAGAAAGTTTACATGAAAATACTACAAAAACTGTTTCGCAGGAAGAAAGTTCAGGAATGACATTAATATCCGACGTCGTGGAAAAAGATGACACGGACAATGTGTCTAGTAATACAAGTAATACAATTACAGTTGAGTCTACAGAATCTCAGAAAACTTTGCAAGATGTTGCGCAGGAAGCGGAGACACAAGTTTCGAAAAGTATTAACGTAGATGATGCGTGCAATTCAAATTTAACAGAAAAAGAGATCGATGGTAATGCTCTAGGTGATTCTCAGACAGATAAAACACAAACATCCGTTAATGAAAAAGATAATTCGAGTAACAAGGAAACTGATTCAGAAGCGATATTAGAAGATAGTGATAAGAATGTATTAGAAAAAAGTATCGTGGAACCAGAGAATACAGAATTTGTGCAATTCTCTCAAGAGAAACACGGAGATGCACAAATCGAAAATCAATCCATTGATGCGGAAGATCCTTTTGGCGGAGATAATCTTAATACTGAAAATGTTGAATCAATGGATACCGATGATCTCAATGAAACTGATGTGAGTTTTCCAAAATTATGTAGTCAAACTGATAATTTACAAGATGTTGTAAATGCTAGAGAAAGCAGttttagtagtagtagtagtagcaaaAGCAATGAAAAGAGCAAAGATGTTTCTATTCCTGTGTTGCAGCCAGCAAATGCAATACAAGAAGTTGAAAAGAATAGTAGCGAAACTCCAGTTGAAGTAGAAGGAAGTGAAAATTTAGATAAAGAAGTGGCAGGATCACCAAAAAAGTGTAACGATGTAACAAAAAAAGCTCTCAATGAAATAACACCAATGAGTACCGAAGAAGAACAGTCTAATGTTTTGCCAGGGCAGGATGATGAGCTATGTATTATTCCAGATAGTATGAAAGTGATAATTCCTGGGCAAACAGAAAAGTCCAGCTCTAATACCGATAAATCTGTACACGAAGTTAATCACGAACATAATAAAGTTACTGAAAGTTGTAAAGATAATGAATCAAATACCGATGCTAATAAAAGCACGCAACAAAGTCCGagcgaaataaaaattacagatGGAAGTAACACAGAAAGTATAGAGAATGTCCAAAAAGAAAAGGAGGTATCAGTGAACAATGTTAGAGCTACCACTGAGGATGTTATTAACATCGACGATGAgtcgaaaaattctgagatcGAAGAAATCGCAACTAAGGAGATTTGCAAACAATGTAACGAAGAAAGATCgtgtaaaattaaagtaaaaattggTTTTGATACCTATCACGTCTGTTCCAAAAGCTGCAAGGCATTATTCAAAGCCGCCAATAACAGGGCTGTGGATATACCCAGCGATGGAGTGAATTCTAAGAGGGAAAAACGCTGCGCAAATTGCTTGCTAATTGTCGAACCTAACGACGAACGTAATCTTTCTTGGGAAACAATGGAATTTTGTAACGAAGAATGTCTGGGTAAATTTCAAACGAAATATGGGAGCTACTGCAGGAACTGCAATGGTTCGGTACAGGCCGTGAGTTTGGGCAAGTACTGTGTAAGATTCGGCTACGATGTTAGACAATTTTGTTGTTCTACGTGCTTAGAAGAATTCAAAAAAGGGCtaaaagtatgtacatattGTCAGAAGGATATAAGTTCTAGCACAGAAGGTTTCCTTGCGCCAGTTGGCGATAAAGGGCAGTTCAAAGATTTTTGTACTCAAGATTGTATGGAGAAGTACTCAAAAATGAGTTCCGTTGAGCCTTTAAGCATGGAAAGAAAGTGTTGCAGTGTTTGCCAAGAG GAAAAACTCGTTCATTGCGTGGTTCAGATAGACAGATCTGATCCAGTATCTATTTGCAGTGACCCGTGTTTCGCAGCCttcaaatttgtaaaaaaagttgACCCCGACCAATGTTCCACTTgcaagaaattttttgaaactcCCAATAAGAAATGCTCTGTCGTGTTTTATGAAAACGAGGCTCATACGTTCTGTTCTAaaacttgtttaaatatatttataattacaaatagaaaaattattccttgTAACTGGTGCAAGgtaaagaaatataattttgatATGATCAAAAAGGAGTTGAAGACGGGTCAAGTGATGATGATGTGTAGCTTAAATTGTTTAACGCTGTACCAG GTTTCGATCAATGCAGTTTCGGCGAAGCGAATAAATTGTGATttctgtagagaattttctcaaGCACAATATCACTTAACAATGTCAGATGCAACgatacgcaatttttgttcgtacAGTTGTGTAATGAATTTCCAAGCTCAGTATACTAAATCCCCGATTACTATTCCAACGAGCGATGATCCCGTGCCTACTGGTATGCCCAAAAGGACCATACCACAGAGAACCACGATTTTAAACAATCCGAAAGCCAGCGATATACAAAATAAGAAGAATATGCCAGTGATTTCATCCGTAACAAGTTTAGCCGCGATAGGAAACGGACAATCCAGTCCAACGACGCAACAAAACAATGTAAATAACATGGTAATACCTACGGTTGCCATCAGCCAAAATCAAGCACCTCAAGTAATTTATAAGCAACACATTATAACGAGGCCACCAAGTCCGATCAAAATTCACAATAAAACTACTCAGTGCAAGCCTGTGATGCACACGAAAGGAGTCTCGGTACGACCTCATCCTTGTACAAAAGCCACGCAAACGGATGGCATTCAACAGGCAGTTGTACCGATACCAGTTCCAATTTATGTTCCATATCCAATGCACATGTATAGTATGCCTTTCCCAGTCCCATTACCTTTCCCACTACCGATTCCTGTTCCTATTTTTATACCCACAACAAGGAACAGTACTAAAGGAATTTTTAAAGATATCAAAAGAATACAGGAGAAAATACCAGCAGATCCTTTTGAAGCCGAGCTTCTTATGATGGCGGAGATGGTAGCAACGGAGAAAAAGGCCAACGAGAGCGACTCGGATTCTGCGGATGATAG AGATGAAGACAACGCTGATCGTGACCATTCGCATACCGGAGGTTTCAGTCCGGAAGGAGTTGACTCCAGCAACACATTTGGCGACGATATGTTACAAATGGCATTAAAAATGGCAACTGGAGAGTTAGACGAGCCAGCTGTTGATTTAGAAGCTGCTTTAACTCCAAACACGATCACCGCTACGCAAGCATCAACGCAGTCCGAAGCAGCTATGGAAAATGATG TTCAATCAGAACGACTGATACCTGCCCCTCGTGGAAGGAAACGAATGGTTCCGTACAAACCACGGTCTACTCCGAATAAACGAGGAAGGCGTGTATCCGGTACGAACGATATGCCTTTAATGCCACCCCCAGAACCGCAAAACCCACCTCAGCCAAGAATTATAGAACCTATAGAAAAACCAGATGCTAATATGGCACTTAAATATACCTTCGGAGTCAACGCTTGGAGGCAATGG GTAGTCGCGAAGAATGCCGAACTAGAGAAGCAAAATACACCTATGAGGAAAATCAAGTTGTTTAAAACAGATCTTCTGCAGCTCACAGCAGACGAATTAAATTACTCCTTATGTCTTTTCGTAAAAGAAGTTAGGAAACCAAATGGCACAGAATATGCTCCTGACACGATATATTATCTTTGCTTAG GGATACAACAGTATTTATTCGAGAATAATAGAATAGACAACATTTTTACGGATTCATATTACGAAAAATTTACGGACTGTTTGAACGAAGTTGCAAAGAAATTTTCTGTTCTTTATAATGATGCGC AATACATTGTTACGAGGGTGGAGGAAGAACATCTATGGGAGTGTAAACAATTAGGTGCTCATTCCCCTCATGTACTTTTAAGCACTCTCATGTTCTTTAACACCAAGCATTTTAATCTCGTG acGGTAGAAGAGCATATGCAGTTATCATTTTCTCATATTATGAAACATTGGAAACGTAATCCCGCCGCACAACCTACCGCGACGACAGGCAAAGTTCCAGGTTCTAGAAACGttcttcttcgtttctatcCACCACAATCGGCGCTAG AAGGTAATTCACGTAAAAAGAAGGTATATGAGCAAcaagaaaacgaagaaaatccgtTAAGATGTCCAGTGAAATTATACGAATTTTATTTGTCCAAGTG CCCGGAAAGCGTAAAGACTCGTAATGATGTGTTCTATTTATTACCTGAAAGAAGTTGTGTACCAGATAGCCCAGTATGGTATTCAACGTCTCCGCTGGCTAAAGAACACCTCATTAAAATGCTTTATCGTATTAAAATggttaaagaaattaatgtgGCATTATTAACTAGTTAA